The following coding sequences lie in one Kribbella sp. NBC_00709 genomic window:
- a CDS encoding OsmC family protein, whose protein sequence is MSEHVVDVSWSRGEHEFTYDTYDRDHEWRFDGGITVPGSANPKYLGNPGPVDPEEAFVAALSSCHMLTFLSIAARKRLVVDAYDDHAVGVMAPNAAGRLAITQVTLHPKIVWGGTEPDTGTIEKIHHLSHQECFIANSVTTEITIAS, encoded by the coding sequence ATGTCGGAGCACGTGGTCGATGTGAGTTGGAGCCGCGGTGAGCACGAGTTCACCTACGACACCTACGACCGCGACCACGAGTGGCGCTTCGACGGCGGCATCACGGTGCCCGGTTCGGCGAACCCGAAGTACCTCGGCAACCCGGGCCCGGTCGATCCGGAGGAGGCGTTCGTGGCGGCGCTGTCGTCCTGCCACATGCTGACCTTCTTGTCGATCGCGGCCCGGAAGCGCCTGGTGGTGGACGCGTACGACGACCACGCGGTCGGCGTGATGGCTCCGAACGCGGCCGGGCGGCTGGCGATCACGCAGGTGACGCTGCACCCGAAGATCGTCTGGGGTGGCACCGAGCCGGACACCGGGACGATCGAGAAGATCCATCACCTGTCACATCAGGAATGCTTCATCGCGAACTCGGTGACGACCGAGATCACGATCGCAAGCTGA
- a CDS encoding phosphatidylinositol-specific phospholipase C1-like protein, translating to MRISRTMVAGAASVALAASGVAGTAVRRHDSHAAGDSLRLNQVQVVGSHNSYHRELSPNEQKVQQQQNAGSVDLWYSHAPISQQLEDQNVRSLELDLFPDPQGGLYTYPLIRKLTGQGPLTDPAMAQPGIKVMHVPDFDYNTNCDTFVLCLQQVKTWSDAHPSHVPIAINLELKQSDPQVVAAGGVEAPPWDAANLDSVDTEIRSVFKENELLTPDDVRKPGLTLEQSVLTKGWPKLNSVRGQVMFYFDNGGPGAIRDTYTAGKPNLEGRAVFTRGPEGAPDAAVTEVNDPRGTGQAEIQRLVRKGYLVRTRSDEPMATIRDKDYTRLGIALASGAQWVTTDFPVAGMAARYDSDFVAKLPGHTPVRCNPVTATAKAAVSEG from the coding sequence ATGCGCATCAGCAGAACAATGGTTGCCGGGGCAGCGTCCGTCGCCCTGGCCGCGTCCGGCGTGGCCGGTACGGCGGTCAGGCGGCACGACTCGCACGCCGCCGGCGACAGCCTGCGGCTGAACCAGGTCCAGGTGGTCGGCTCGCACAACTCGTACCACCGGGAGCTCAGCCCGAACGAGCAGAAGGTCCAGCAGCAGCAGAACGCCGGCTCGGTCGACCTCTGGTACTCGCACGCCCCGATCTCCCAGCAGCTGGAGGACCAGAACGTCCGCTCGCTGGAGCTGGACCTGTTCCCGGACCCGCAGGGCGGCCTGTACACGTACCCGCTGATCCGGAAGCTGACTGGCCAGGGACCGCTGACCGACCCGGCGATGGCCCAGCCCGGGATCAAGGTCATGCACGTCCCCGACTTCGACTACAACACCAACTGCGACACCTTCGTGCTGTGCTTGCAGCAGGTGAAGACCTGGTCCGACGCGCACCCGAGCCACGTGCCGATCGCGATCAACCTCGAACTGAAGCAGTCCGACCCGCAAGTGGTCGCCGCCGGCGGCGTCGAGGCGCCGCCGTGGGACGCCGCCAACCTGGACAGCGTCGACACCGAGATCCGCTCGGTGTTCAAGGAGAACGAGCTCCTCACGCCGGACGACGTACGCAAGCCCGGCCTGACGCTCGAGCAGTCCGTACTGACCAAGGGCTGGCCGAAGCTGAACAGCGTCCGCGGCCAGGTGATGTTCTACTTCGACAACGGCGGACCCGGTGCGATCCGTGACACCTACACCGCCGGCAAGCCGAACCTGGAGGGCCGGGCGGTCTTCACCCGTGGGCCGGAGGGCGCGCCGGACGCAGCGGTCACCGAGGTGAACGACCCGCGCGGCACGGGCCAGGCCGAGATCCAGCGGCTGGTGCGCAAGGGCTACCTCGTCCGGACCCGGTCCGACGAGCCGATGGCAACGATCCGGGACAAGGACTACACCCGGCTCGGGATCGCGCTGGCCAGCGGTGCGCAGTGGGTGACCACGGACTTCCCGGTCGCCGGCATGGCCGCCCGCTACGACAGCGACTTCGTCGCCAAGCTGCCCGGGCACACTCCCGTACGATGCAATCCCGTCACCGCAACCGCGAAGGCGGCCGTCTCGGAAGGGTGA